A single genomic interval of Celeribacter indicus harbors:
- a CDS encoding IS1380 family transposase: MGETLRPVTAGFNRSLSIETRAERLTGDPGAVLLREALDATGIIGWMAARMKDSRRQADVVHDLPSLLRTMVLLVAQGWQDHDDADALRHDPAMRVAAASSAGLTPLTGHPGLASQPTLSRCTAMLAEPGNLKVLREAALELAGRNLRAENGGQRRTRMTLDVDSLPIEVHGHQPKAEWNGHYRTRVYHPLVTSIAETGDMLDARLRPGNVGTADGALDVILDVVDRAEASLCKITTVRIDAGFPSGALLSGLEGRGIHHVARLRANAALDRLAAPHMKRPPGRRPTEPRLWTHELEYQAQGWDEPRRVVLVVKEREGDLLLDRFFLVTSISRFQMKGQALLDHYRQRGKAEGHMGELMDVLSPALSSTNRAKTHLRGKKPKSVTPPIDAFACNEVRLLVAMLAYQIMHVARRAMARATKAPWSLRRLRERVLRAGARLIISARRMTLILAATAAPYWAAIWPQIQMLRGADP; encoded by the coding sequence ATGGGTGAAACGCTACGGCCGGTCACGGCCGGATTCAACCGCTCTCTTTCGATCGAAACTCGCGCCGAGCGCCTGACGGGCGATCCTGGCGCAGTACTGCTGCGAGAAGCTCTCGACGCGACCGGGATTATCGGCTGGATGGCGGCGCGGATGAAGGACAGCCGCCGCCAAGCCGATGTCGTGCATGACCTGCCGTCGCTCTTGCGGACCATGGTGCTCCTGGTTGCTCAGGGTTGGCAGGACCACGACGATGCGGATGCCCTGCGGCATGATCCAGCGATGCGTGTGGCGGCCGCCTCGTCGGCCGGGCTGACGCCGCTGACTGGGCACCCTGGGCTGGCCTCTCAGCCCACGCTTTCGCGTTGCACAGCGATGCTGGCGGAGCCAGGCAACCTGAAGGTTCTGCGGGAGGCTGCCCTCGAACTCGCCGGTCGGAACCTGCGCGCCGAGAATGGCGGGCAGCGGCGCACTCGCATGACGCTGGACGTCGACAGTCTGCCCATCGAGGTGCATGGCCATCAACCGAAGGCCGAGTGGAACGGGCACTACCGGACCCGGGTCTATCACCCGCTGGTCACCTCCATCGCCGAGACCGGCGACATGCTCGACGCGCGTTTACGCCCCGGCAATGTCGGCACTGCCGACGGTGCGCTGGACGTCATTCTCGACGTCGTCGATCGGGCCGAGGCCAGCCTGTGCAAGATCACGACCGTGCGCATCGATGCAGGCTTCCCCTCTGGCGCGCTCCTGTCGGGCCTGGAGGGGCGCGGCATCCACCACGTCGCCCGCCTGCGGGCGAACGCAGCCCTCGACAGGCTCGCGGCGCCGCACATGAAGCGACCGCCGGGACGACGGCCGACGGAACCGCGGCTTTGGACGCATGAGCTGGAATACCAGGCGCAGGGCTGGGACGAGCCCCGCCGTGTGGTGCTGGTGGTCAAGGAGCGCGAGGGCGATCTGCTGCTCGACCGCTTCTTCCTCGTCACCTCGATCTCGCGCTTCCAGATGAAGGGGCAGGCCCTGCTGGACCATTATCGCCAGCGCGGCAAAGCAGAAGGCCACATGGGCGAGCTGATGGACGTGCTGTCTCCAGCGCTGTCCTCCACCAATCGCGCCAAGACCCATCTGCGCGGCAAGAAGCCGAAATCGGTCACGCCCCCCATCGATGCCTTCGCCTGCAACGAAGTCCGGTTGCTCGTCGCCATGCTCGCCTACCAGATCATGCACGTGGCGCGCCGGGCCATGGCGCGCGCCACGAAAGCCCCTTGGAGCCTGCGCCGCCTGCGGGAACGCGTGCTGCGCGCCGGCGCTCGTCTCATCATCTCAGCCCGGCGCATGACCTTGATACTTGCCGCAACGGCCGCGCCCTACTGGGCCGCCATCTGGCCGCAGATCCAGATGCTACGCGGGGCCGACCCATAA
- a CDS encoding TonB-dependent receptor domain-containing protein produces the protein MSFIRPTPAPVLRGLLYTTALGLCPAVLSAQEMTEITLDPIVVTAAGIEQSVKEAPASITVVTGEELEKGSFTSLTDALREVQGVAVTGTAGEEDIFMRGLPGQYTLILVDGRRQSTRDARTNGSSGYEQSFIPPISAIERIEVVRGPMSSLYGSDAMGGVINIITKPVSSVWSGEVSAEMSVPTDDDVDGTKSQVSTYLSGPIVADRLGLSLWSRYLDRAEREDRDTTDGTDDGRDARTEREVGLRFTWTPTDTQEFELSYTDTKVETETDDFAAGSDFEHTRRALALTHTGDWSFGTSELSLSREIGERTSFAADGENPRSPEVTNTVLDLKFAQPGMFGGAHSLVYGGQYIETKLDDQNPGMGDGIDYTFKNEQWALFIEDEIAITDTFSLTAGLRYNKHSEYDGHWTPRLYGVWQATDALTVKGGYSEGFRAPDIRTTTPDYAYTSGGRNCANNDPSVITSRCAVILGDPDLKPEKTRNFELGAFYDAGIYNVSATVFHTRFDDKLTQLSSEDEWTDGPTYTSNFDGNDYYRRIIYNRNVDKAKISGLELTGQWFATDQLAIRGTYTYTDSEQLSGEYEGAPIDRTPEHMASLRLDYTDALPALDLWGAVTYHGEEKNAGLRIGDQGSPVDFGNGVTGYKYDAYTTVDIGANYDVSENASVGLAIYNVTDTVVDFDESRTSIDGRMVWLGLTTRF, from the coding sequence ATGTCATTTATCCGCCCCACCCCGGCGCCCGTCCTGCGCGGGTTGCTTTATACCACCGCCCTCGGGCTTTGCCCGGCCGTCCTTTCGGCGCAGGAGATGACCGAGATCACGCTCGATCCGATCGTCGTGACCGCCGCCGGCATCGAGCAGAGCGTCAAGGAAGCCCCGGCAAGCATCACCGTCGTGACCGGCGAGGAGCTCGAGAAGGGCAGCTTCACCTCGCTCACCGATGCGCTGCGCGAGGTCCAGGGTGTCGCCGTCACCGGCACGGCGGGCGAGGAAGACATCTTCATGCGCGGCCTGCCCGGCCAGTATACGCTGATCCTGGTCGACGGCCGGCGCCAGTCCACGCGCGACGCGCGCACCAACGGCTCGTCGGGGTACGAGCAGAGCTTCATCCCGCCGATCTCCGCCATCGAGCGGATCGAGGTCGTGCGCGGCCCGATGTCCTCGCTCTACGGCTCCGACGCCATGGGCGGGGTGATCAACATCATCACGAAGCCGGTCTCCTCGGTCTGGAGCGGCGAGGTGAGCGCGGAAATGTCCGTGCCGACCGACGATGACGTGGACGGCACGAAGAGCCAGGTCTCGACCTATCTGAGCGGCCCGATCGTGGCCGACAGGCTGGGCCTGTCGCTCTGGTCGCGCTATCTCGACCGGGCGGAGCGCGAGGATCGCGACACCACGGACGGAACCGATGACGGGCGCGATGCGCGGACCGAGCGGGAGGTCGGGCTGCGCTTTACCTGGACGCCGACCGACACGCAGGAATTCGAGCTGTCCTACACGGATACGAAGGTGGAGACGGAGACGGACGATTTCGCCGCAGGCAGCGATTTCGAGCACACCCGCCGTGCCCTCGCGCTGACCCACACGGGCGACTGGTCCTTCGGGACGAGCGAGCTGTCGCTGTCGCGCGAGATCGGGGAGCGCACCTCCTTCGCCGCGGATGGCGAGAACCCGCGCTCGCCCGAGGTCACCAACACCGTGCTGGATCTCAAATTCGCCCAGCCCGGCATGTTCGGCGGGGCGCACAGCCTCGTCTATGGCGGCCAGTATATCGAGACGAAGCTCGACGACCAGAACCCCGGCATGGGCGACGGCATCGACTACACGTTCAAGAACGAGCAATGGGCGCTGTTCATCGAGGACGAGATCGCGATCACCGACACGTTCAGCCTCACGGCCGGGCTGCGCTACAACAAGCACAGCGAATATGACGGCCACTGGACCCCGCGGCTCTACGGTGTCTGGCAGGCGACCGACGCGCTCACCGTGAAGGGCGGCTATTCCGAGGGCTTCCGCGCGCCGGACATCCGTACGACCACGCCGGATTACGCCTATACCTCCGGCGGGCGGAACTGCGCGAACAACGATCCCTCCGTCATCACCAGCCGTTGCGCGGTGATCCTCGGCGATCCCGACCTGAAGCCCGAGAAGACCCGCAACTTCGAACTCGGCGCCTTCTACGACGCGGGGATCTACAACGTGAGCGCGACGGTCTTCCACACGCGGTTCGACGACAAGCTCACCCAGCTCTCGAGCGAGGATGAATGGACCGACGGGCCGACCTACACCTCCAACTTTGACGGCAACGACTACTACCGCCGGATCATCTACAACCGCAACGTGGACAAGGCGAAGATCTCCGGCCTCGAACTGACCGGGCAATGGTTCGCGACCGATCAGCTCGCGATCCGCGGCACCTATACCTACACGGACTCCGAGCAGCTTTCGGGTGAGTACGAGGGCGCGCCGATCGACCGCACGCCCGAGCACATGGCGAGCCTGCGCCTGGATTACACCGACGCGCTGCCCGCACTGGATCTCTGGGGCGCGGTCACCTATCACGGCGAGGAAAAGAACGCCGGTCTGCGCATCGGCGACCAGGGCTCGCCGGTCGACTTCGGCAACGGGGTGACGGGCTACAAGTACGACGCCTACACCACCGTCGACATCGGCGCGAATTACGACGTGAGCGAGAATGCCTCGGTCGGGCTCGCGATCTACAACGTGACGGACACGGTCGTGGATTTCGACGAGTCGCGCACCTCGATCGACGGGCGCATGGTCTGGCTCGGGCTGACCACGCGCTTCTGA
- a CDS encoding M48 family metallopeptidase: MRRASLSLLAGLALAGCVETTPPYPAGSGPSPVPSAAPSSGGPSRAGSVSVSDFAAVVSRIEPVAEQECRTRARGANCDFQFVVDRDPSAPSNAYQSLGPDGRPVLTVNAALIADVYNTDELAFVLGHEAAHHISGHIARTQETAMTGALLGGVLIAAIGGDPNSVRTAQDIGASVGARTYSKSYELEADQLGTIIAYRAGYDPLRGAEFFTRIPDPGDRFLGSHPPNTQRIETVRRTMSTL, encoded by the coding sequence ATGCGTCGCGCATCACTTTCCCTCCTCGCCGGTCTCGCCCTCGCAGGCTGTGTCGAGACCACCCCCCCCTATCCGGCCGGCAGCGGTCCTTCCCCCGTGCCCTCCGCGGCGCCCTCCTCCGGCGGTCCCTCGCGCGCCGGATCGGTGAGCGTGTCGGATTTCGCCGCCGTGGTCTCCCGCATCGAACCCGTGGCCGAACAGGAATGCCGCACCCGCGCGCGCGGGGCGAATTGCGATTTCCAGTTCGTCGTGGACCGCGATCCCTCCGCACCCTCGAACGCCTATCAGTCGCTCGGCCCGGACGGGCGCCCGGTGCTGACCGTGAACGCTGCGCTGATCGCGGATGTCTACAACACGGACGAGCTGGCCTTCGTGCTCGGCCACGAGGCGGCGCATCACATCTCCGGCCATATCGCGCGCACGCAGGAAACCGCGATGACCGGCGCGCTGCTCGGCGGGGTGCTGATCGCGGCGATCGGCGGCGATCCGAATTCCGTGCGCACCGCGCAGGACATCGGGGCCTCCGTGGGGGCGCGGACCTATTCGAAATCCTACGAGCTCGAGGCCGACCAGCTCGGCACGATCATCGCCTATCGCGCGGGCTACGATCCGCTGCGGGGCGCGGAGTTCTTCACCCGCATCCCCGATCCGGGCGACCGCTTCCTCGGGTCGCACCCGCCGAACACTCAGCGGATCGAGACGGTGCGGCGCACCATGAGCACGCTCTGA